CGCGGCCTTCGGCCTTCGCTTCGGCACGGTCCCTGGCCGACTGCTCGCGGGCGGCGGCCTCGCGCGCGGCCTGCTCACGGCGTGCGCGCTCCGCGGCGGCGCGACGTTCGGCCTCGGCCCGCGCGGCGGCCGCGCGCAGGTTGGCCAGCAGGGTCTCCAGGGCCTTGGCGTCGCGCCCGAGCGCCTCGGCGCGGTCGCTGCGGTCCTCGTAACGCTCGTCCAGCTGGGCGACCAGCGCGGCCTGGGTTCCACGGTCGCGCTGCAGCTGCGCCACCTGCACCTGCTGGCGCTTGTGGGCGTCCTGCAGCGCCGCACGACGCGCCTGGATCTCGCGTTCGACGGCCTGCAGTTCCTGCAGCTGGCCGGTGAGCGCGGCGATCTTGCCGGCCACGTCGCCCTGCACGTAGCGGTGGTAGACCAGGGCGCGGTTCGCATCGGCCACGCTGTCCTGCGACAGCAGGACCTTCAGCGGCGCGTTGCTGCCGGCCATGTAGGCCGCGCGCAGCAGCTGTTCCAGTTCGGCGCGCTGGCCGGCCAGGCGCTTCTGCATGCCCGCACGCCTGGTCTGCAGCCCGGCCAGCGCGTCTTCCTCCTTGCGCAGCGCGGCCTGGGTCTGGGTGAGCTGGCGACTGGACTTGCCGACCTGTTCATCGGCCGCGCGCAGCCTGCGCGAGGCCTCGCCGCGCTGGCCCTCCAGGTCACGGCGCTCGGCGGCGATGGACTTGAGCTCCTTGCGGACCTTCTCCAGCTTCTTCTGCGCCTCGTTCTGGCTTTGGGCCCACGCCGGGGCCCAGGCGCCCGTGGCCAGGACCAGCAGCGCCGCCAGCACGATGCCGCGGGCAGGCTTGGAACGAAGCGACTGGGGCACGGATGCATCTTCGGCAACGGATCAGGCCCCGATTGTAGCCAGCCCCGGCGCGGCATCCTGTCCAGGCCCGGCTTGCGTTTAAACCCTGGCGGACCTCGCGGCATCCAAGCCCGTACATCACCCGCACAGGAACCGCACCATGACCGTCTCCTTCTCCCGCCCCGCCCTGACCGCGCTGGGCCTCGCCCTGGCCCTGGCCGCCGGCGGCGCCAGCGCCCAGCAGTCCATCGACAAGGTCCTCGGCAGCATCACCGCGCAGGCCGGCCAGGCCTACGGCGATCTGGAAACGGTCAACGGCAGCATCACCATCGAGGCCGGCGCCACGGTCAAGGAAGCCGGCACCGTCAACGGTTCGATCAAGGTCGACGACAAGGCCGTCACCGGCGACCTGGAGACGGTCAACGGCAGCCTCAAGCTGGGCCGCCAGGTTACCGTCAACGGCAGCCTGGAGACGGTCAACGGCAGCGTCTTCGTCGACCAGGGCGGCAAGATCGCCAAGGGCATCGAGAACGTCAACGGTGCCATCG
The window above is part of the Pseudoxanthomonas sp. X-1 genome. Proteins encoded here:
- a CDS encoding peptidoglycan DD-metalloendopeptidase family protein, with product MLAALLVLATGAWAPAWAQSQNEAQKKLEKVRKELKSIAAERRDLEGQRGEASRRLRAADEQVGKSSRQLTQTQAALRKEEDALAGLQTRRAGMQKRLAGQRAELEQLLRAAYMAGSNAPLKVLLSQDSVADANRALVYHRYVQGDVAGKIAALTGQLQELQAVEREIQARRAALQDAHKRQQVQVAQLQRDRGTQAALVAQLDERYEDRSDRAEALGRDAKALETLLANLRAAAARAEAERRAAAERARREQAAREAAAREQSARDRAEAKAEGRAPPPPRKAAPPPPVVASAPALKVGGLGWPTSGNLLARFGGQLPDGRTSQGVLIGAPVGSTVSAVADGTVVFSEWMTGYGLILIIDHGNGYMSLYAHNEALLRDVGATVKKGDAIAKVGSSGGWGTPALYFELRKGGSPVDPGTWLQRR